From Lewinellaceae bacterium:
GATTGACACGGATTTAGCGGATTTTCGCGGATTGGAGGCTTTCAGGACGGCACATCTTACACGTTTACACATAAAAAACCACCCATGACCCCCAACTACCCCACTCTCCTCCGCCAGATCGCCGAAGCAGTAAAGCCCGAATCCGGCAAAGGCAAAGTGGCCAGTTACATCCCCGCCCTGGCCAGGGTGCCGGCCGGCAAGTTTGGCATTGCGATAGAAACGGTGCGGGGCGAGCAATATCATTGGGGAGATGCAACAGAACGCTTTTCGATACAGAGCATTTCCAAGGTGTTCACCCTGGCCATGGCCTTCCAACTCGAAGGAGAGAACCTCTGGAAACGAGTTGGGCTGGAGCCGTCCGGCAACCCCTTCAACTCCCTGATACAACTGGAGTACGAAAAGGGCATCCCCCGCAACCCCTTTATCAACGCCGGCGCCCTGGTGGTCACCGACGTGCTCCTGGAGCATTTCGCCGATCCCAAAACGGCCATCCTGGACTTTATCCATACCCTCGCCGGGCAGGGCGATATACCATACGATGAAGAAGTGGCCCGCTCGGAGCGGGAGTTCGGCTATACCAACGCCGCCCTGGCCAACTTCATAAAGAGCCACGGCAATATTCGCAACCCAGTGGAGGCCGTGCTGGATGTGTATTTCCACCAGTGCTCCATCGCAATGTCCTGCCGGGAACTGGCGCGGGCCTTCCTGCTTTTCGCCAACCACGGCGCCGTCCCCGCCACGCAGAAACGCCTGCTGACCAGCAGCCAGGCCAAGCGCCTCAACGCCATCATGCTCACCTGCGGCTTTTACGACGAAGCGGGCGAGTTCGCCTTCGCCGTGGGGCTGCCCGGCAAGAGCGGCGTGGGCGGAGGCATCGTCGCCATAATCCCCGGCGAACTGGCCATCGCCGTGTGGAGCCCGGAGCTGAATGAGCACGGAAATTCCGTATTGGGCATAAAAACTTTGGAAATGTTTACTACTTTGACGGGGATGTCGATCTTTTAAAGTGTGTAGGGTGTCAGCGAGCAGTGTGTCAGCGAGCAGTGCATCAGAGGCTGGACTTGCAATCCCAATACTGATACACCAAAGCACCGATACACTGGTACACCGATACACCAACACACCATTCAACCTACAGCAACCATGGCAAAAACCTACAACTGGGGCATCATCGGCCCCGGCAAGATCGCCCACAAATTTGCGCAGGACCTCGACAAGCTGCCCAACGCCCGCCTGCACGCGGTGGCTTCCCGCTCGGAAGAGCGGGCGCGGGCCTTTGCCCTGCAGTACGGCGCGCCCCACGCTTACGGCGCTTACGAAGAGATCACAACCTGCCCGGATCTGGACGTGGTGTACATCGCCACCCCCCACCCCGGCCATCGCGACAATGCCGTGATGTGCCTGCAGGCCGGCATTCCGGTGCTCTGCGAAAAGGCCTTCGCCATGAACAGCCGGCAGGTGCAGGAGATGGTGGACGCCGCCCGGGCCAACGACACCTTCCTCATGGAGGCCCTGTGGACGCGCTTCACCCCTTCCACCACCAAGGCCCTGGAACTGATCGGCCACGGCATGATCGGCGATGTGCTCTCGGTGAAGGCCGACTTCGGCTTCCGCGCCGCTTATGATCCCAACAGCCGCCTGTTCAACCCGGCGCTGGGCGGCGGCTCCCTGCTCGACATCGGCATCTACCCCGTTTTCCTGGCCCTGCTGATACTGGGCAAGCCGGCCGAGATACAGGCCGCTGCCCACCTCGGCGCCACCGGCGTGGACGAGGAACTGGGCATGCTCTTCAAATACACAGGCGGGCAACTGGCTCACCTGCACTCCACCCTGCGCGCCTTCACCAAAACGGAGGCCTTCATCTACGGCGAGCGCGGCGCCATCCACCTGCACACCCGCTGGCACGAGCCGACCACCCTCAGCCTCATCCTGGAAGACCGCCGCCCGCAGGACTACCGCTTCGACTACCACACCAACGGCTACTCCTACGAGGCCGAAGAGGTGATGCACTGCCTGGAACACGGCCTGAAGGAGAGCCCCCTGCTGCCCCTGAGCTTCAGCCAGGATTTGATGGCGGTACTGGATGCGGTGAGGGGGGAGATCGGGCTGGAGTACGAGGAGGATGTTTTGCCTGGGTAAAGGCGCCGGATGGAATATGAATATGCACTGGAATAGATTCTAATATGGTTTCTATCCCTACTATCGGGCCTTCGGGCAGGAATTGAAGAATATTCCGGCTATCTACCAGCGCTCGAAGCGGATACACATCAGCAGCGGCCAGCAAAGCCTGTTGCTGGAAGGCGAAACGGAAGGGGAAGGAGCATCGGTGACGCTTGAGGAGTTTATCGACCGGCTACGACCCGCTCAACCGGGTAACCGGCGCCCCTTATGGGTACCTGTACCGAAGCCCTAGCCAGGGCATCTTGGCCGTACCGTCCAACGAGTATGCAGCGCCCAGCTTTGGCTACGACGCGGCGGGCAATATCACCGCCATCAAACGCATGGGCATAGTAGCCGGCGTGGATTGTTTCGAGCCTAAAACGATCGATAACCTGAACCTCATTTATGACCCTGCGAGCAGCCGGCTCAACAAGATGATAGATTCCGCCCCGGCGGACGGGCGGCCCTACGGCTTCAAGCCCGGGGCGGACGACGATGCTAAATATTATCACGACGCCAACGGAAATATGACTCAGAGCATGTTTGAAGGCCAATCTTTGAGCTGCAAAGGCCAATTTTTTGGTGACACTGCGTTGCTTTTTTTGACCGTACCTCCAGTACGCTCTTCAAAAAGGCGCCTTCCCGACACTTCGTGTACGGGACAAGTCGTTTCACCAGAAAATTGGCTCTTTTCGCTATCAAACCCGGCCTCCAAACATGCTCTACGACCCGCACAAGGGCTTGTCGATGCATTGCAATTTCCTTAATTTGCCTTCTCAGATCGGCCAAATGAGGCTAACCTACGACGCTACCGGCCGCAAGTGGAGCAAAGACGGCGAGTTTGGCACGACGAGCTACGCTTCGGGCATCGAGTACCACGATGGGAAACTGGAGGCATAGCTGACGTGGCAAGGATTGATGGCCAACCCTTGCCAGTCACTATGTGCCGACATTTATCGTCGGCACATTTATGCGCCGGATGGGCGTATGGTCGCAGAGTATACCAATGGGCAAATTACCCGCTACCGGGCGGAGTATTTTCATCAGGACCATCTGGGGAACACGCGGCTGGGCTTCTCAGACTTTAATCAGAACGGAAGGGTTGATTTGGAAGAGGATGATCCTAATACGCCGCTGAATGAACTTGAAGTCACGCAAGAAAGCCATTACTACCCGTTTGGGATGAACCACCTGGGGCCATGCTTTGTCCGCCGTAGCCTCACAGGCGTAGGCGGGGTACGCTACGGTGGCGCCGGAGAATAAGTACCTGTATAATGGGGTCGAAATGAATGAAGATTATGGAATAAAACAATATTCCACTGAATTCAGAAATTATGATCCGGCGCTTGGAAGATGGTTACAAATTGACCCTATCCATAAGTTCCACGAAAGTCCATTTGCTGGATTTGCAAATAATCCCGTCCTGTATATTGATCCATGGGGAACAGATACTTTGAAGCAAATTGGTCCTGACACATATGATGGAGGGTATTTGGATGGGGCCACTGTTACCGCAAAAAAGGCCGAAAACAAATCCGGAGATTCAAATAATACAAGCCTTGCAGCTGTACTTTTTAGTAATCGATTTAGCAACTGGAAACCAACGGGAACTGGAGCTGGGCTTTCAGTGAACTCTGATTTTCCTCAATATTCAGAATATGCTGAAGGTATTAAAAACATCTCATGGAATATGCTTAGCCCATTCCTAATGGGAGTTGCAGGAGCGGGCGGAGCTGAAGTTGGTGGTGCTAGGTTTATTTTACAACGAATTCGGAGCCAAATGGATTTTCTTAGGTTATCGCGTGCGTTTAGATTCGCACCCCAAAACCCTACAATTTCTATCCGTTATGCAGATAACCTTTATCAAAGTGCTCTTTTGCCATTAAGACGAGCACCTCGTGGTGGTATTTTTGTAGGTGATAGTTTTTATGCTGGAGGACAGTTTCTACCAGGATCGAGAACTGTTTCTTACAGTAGAGTTTATGCCCATCCTGAATATTTAAATGTACCTGCAATAGGAAATGCACTGCGACCTAGCCCAATTTCCTACCCTTCTCTTAGCCCTGCTGCAAGATGGGCAATCGGAGGAGGAGGAGCTGGACTAGGACTCTATTGGGGGCTAAGCCAATCCAATCCTAAATAATTATGAGGAACTCAATTGAAAATTCTCTAAAAAGTTTGATTACGAGTAAATATCCCAAAACGCAAATGGATGTTTTTAGATATAGTGTTTTTTATAGACTTGTTGGAACTAATAAAGGCAAAAGGCTGCCATTAACGAGGCTGGCTATTTCAACCTCTCACGTTGTATCACCACTTGCCTCTAAGATTAAAAATGCACGGCTCGCTGCAAGCTTAGCTCACACACATTACAAAGTGGCGGGAGTCTACCCCCTATAAGAGCAGTAGGAATGTTATCAAGCTATGCCCCTTCTAATGCGAAGCTACCTGCCCTGGCTACCCTGGCTCTTGAGTTGAAGCCACTATGGCCAGGGAGCTGGAGCTGTTGCTGGAGCGCAAAGAGCGTTATGCCCTGCCCGGCATCCGGAATAAAGCAACCATGAGCTTGTTGGTGTACCAGGCCCTGGCGCTTAAAGAGGTGGTTGGGCTTACTGTTGAAGATGTGAACCTGGAAAAAGGCAGCATCTACATCAGGGCTTCCGCCAAAGCCAATGCGCGCCGGCTGCCCTTGCAAGGACAGCAGAGCCTGTGGCTCTACCGCTACCTGAACGAGGCCCGGCCGAAGTTGCTCAAAGAACCCACTCCGGCCCTGATCCTGGCCAGCCGCGGCACCCCAGAGCGCGGCGAAGGCATCCACTACCTGGTGGAAACCTTCCGGCCAAAGTTCCCCACCAAGCGCTTAACCCCGACTACCATCCGCCAAAGCGTGCTGGCTGGCCTACTCAAGAGCGGGCAGGGCTTGCGCCAGGTGCAGGCCTTCGCCGGCCACCGCAAGCCCAGCGCTACGGAGAAGTACCGCCAGGACAACCTGGAGGCGCTCAAGGCGGCCATCGATAAATATCATCCGCAATAGAAACCATTTTTGATGATAAAACCGTTATCTTTATGAATGTACAAGTAACCAATCAAACACAAGTGTTCATGGGCGCAGAACAAATCAAAGAGATCTTACACCTTCGTATCGAGCAGGCAGATGAAAGCTTCCTGAGAATCCTTCATGCTATGACAGAAGCTTATGCGCATGAGCACCTGGAAGAGAGCAAAGAGCAAAGGATAGCCTCGTATGAAGCGAGCTTAAAGCCAATGACGAAAGAAGAGTTGGTAGCCAGAGCTTTAGCCTCTCAGGAAGATATCGAAGCAGGCCGTTTACATGATATCGAAGAAGTAGAGCAGAAGTTAGGCTTATGAAGTTGCGCTTTACCTCGAATGCTCTTCGGCGGCTTACACAAATATCAGACTACCATAATGATACAGGAAACCCTGAAAAGGGGCGCCGCATTACCAGGCAGATATTAGAGTATGTTTGGAGGCCAATCTTTGGGCTACGAAGGCCACTTATTTGATGATATTTCGTTGCTTCTTTTGTCCGTACCTTTCAGGTACGAACTGCAAAAAGCGCCTCATCTCATCAAATAATTGACTCTTCTCGCCATCAAACCCGGCCTCCAAACATACTCTTAGGCCGTGCCAATGAACTGGAAGGCTATCCTGAACTAGGCCCCGAAGAAGATAACTTACGTGAACTAGGAAAGGGGCATCGCTCCTTGCTAGTAGGGACACTGTACAAGATTATTTACTTGATCGCTAAGCCGTTTATCATTATCACAGACATCTTTGATACTCGTCAGGATACAGATAAAATGAAACCCTGAATGGAATGCACCGCGCAAACCCAGCCCCCACGCAGTAAAAAGGTGTTCGGGAGCTGCTCCACTCCCTGCCCGGCAGCCCGCAAAGGCAGCCGCAACGGGCGCCCGCTAAAATAGCCCCTAGCAGCCTGTCGGAGAACAGGCTGCTAGGGCAACGCTGGCCGAAAAATAGGGATTCCAAGAGCGATGAAGGAATAAAGGGCATAAATTGGGCCCTCAAATAGATCATGCTATGCGTAAGTTTATTACCCCTGACCGGAACAAGGAGCATTTGATGCCCGCCTCGATAGACGAATGGCTTCCGCAAAAGCATTTGGCGCGGTTTGTGGTTGAGATAACGGAGCAGCTGGACTTATCGGCTATCTACAAGGAGTACAAGCCGTCTGGCCCGCCGCCCTATGACCCCCGGATGCTATTAGGCTTGCTGTTCTATGGTTATGCCACCGGGGTGTACAGCTCGCGGAAAATAGAAGAAGCCACCTACGACTCGGTGGCGTTTCGGTTCATTTCGGGCAACCTGCACCCGGATCACGACACACTGGCGGATTTTCGCAAGCGTTTCCTGGAACAAATAGGCGGCTGCTTTGTGCAGATCCTGTTGATCGCCCAGTCGCTGGGCTTTGTGAAGGTAGGGCAGGTAAACATAGACGGGACGAAGATCCAGGCCAATGCTTCCAAGCATAGCGCGATGAGTTATGAACACATGGAGCGCCTGGAGCAACAATTTAAAGAAGAAGTAGAGCGCTTGATGGAGAGGGCCAAACAGGTGGATATGCAGGAGGGCCAGGAATTGGACATACCGGCCGAGATACAGCGGCGGGAGGATCGCATAGAAAAGATCCAGGCGGCCAAGAAGGTAATTGAACAGCGGGCTAAGGAGCGTTTTGAGCGGGAACAGGCCGAATACGAAGCCAAGATGAAGGCCCGCGAGGAAAAAGAAAAGCAAAGCGGGAAGAAAACCAAAGGGAAAAAACCTACGGCGCCGGAAGAGGGGCCTACGGCTAAGGATCAATACAACTTTACTGACCCTGAATCCAGGATCATGAAAACCAGCGATGGTTTCGATCAATGTTATAATGCTCAAGCGGCTGTAAGCGGACAAATGCTTATTGTTGGCGCTTTGGCCAATGCTCATTGTGTAGATACCCAAGAATTGCTTCCCGTCTTGGATGTTATCCCGGCGATATTAGGGAATGTGGACAGGTTAGCAGCCGATAACGGCTATTTTAGCCAAGGCAATGTACAAGGCTGCCAGCAGCGAGAAGTTGATGCCTATATAGCGGTAGGCAAGCAAGCTCAT
This genomic window contains:
- a CDS encoding glutaminase, which translates into the protein MTPNYPTLLRQIAEAVKPESGKGKVASYIPALARVPAGKFGIAIETVRGEQYHWGDATERFSIQSISKVFTLAMAFQLEGENLWKRVGLEPSGNPFNSLIQLEYEKGIPRNPFINAGALVVTDVLLEHFADPKTAILDFIHTLAGQGDIPYDEEVARSEREFGYTNAALANFIKSHGNIRNPVEAVLDVYFHQCSIAMSCRELARAFLLFANHGAVPATQKRLLTSSQAKRLNAIMLTCGFYDEAGEFAFAVGLPGKSGVGGGIVAIIPGELAIAVWSPELNEHGNSVLGIKTLEMFTTLTGMSIF
- a CDS encoding Gfo/Idh/MocA family oxidoreductase, whose translation is MAKTYNWGIIGPGKIAHKFAQDLDKLPNARLHAVASRSEERARAFALQYGAPHAYGAYEEITTCPDLDVVYIATPHPGHRDNAVMCLQAGIPVLCEKAFAMNSRQVQEMVDAARANDTFLMEALWTRFTPSTTKALELIGHGMIGDVLSVKADFGFRAAYDPNSRLFNPALGGGSLLDIGIYPVFLALLILGKPAEIQAAAHLGATGVDEELGMLFKYTGGQLAHLHSTLRAFTKTEAFIYGERGAIHLHTRWHEPTTLSLILEDRRPQDYRFDYHTNGYSYEAEEVMHCLEHGLKESPLLPLSFSQDLMAVLDAVRGEIGLEYEEDVLPG
- a CDS encoding tyrosine-type recombinase/integrase, encoding MARELELLLERKERYALPGIRNKATMSLLVYQALALKEVVGLTVEDVNLEKGSIYIRASAKANARRLPLQGQQSLWLYRYLNEARPKLLKEPTPALILASRGTPERGEGIHYLVETFRPKFPTKRLTPTTIRQSVLAGLLKSGQGLRQVQAFAGHRKPSATEKYRQDNLEALKAAIDKYHPQ
- a CDS encoding IS1182 family transposase, giving the protein MRKFITPDRNKEHLMPASIDEWLPQKHLARFVVEITEQLDLSAIYKEYKPSGPPPYDPRMLLGLLFYGYATGVYSSRKIEEATYDSVAFRFISGNLHPDHDTLADFRKRFLEQIGGCFVQILLIAQSLGFVKVGQVNIDGTKIQANASKHSAMSYEHMERLEQQFKEEVERLMERAKQVDMQEGQELDIPAEIQRREDRIEKIQAAKKVIEQRAKERFEREQAEYEAKMKAREEKEKQSGKKTKGKKPTAPEEGPTAKDQYNFTDPESRIMKTSDGFDQCYNAQAAVSGQMLIVGALANAHCVDTQELLPVLDVIPAILGNVDRLAADNGYFSQGNVQGCQQREVDAYIAVGKQAHNQWLDQQLAKQDLEPPGEHATPSMQMSHKLKTEIGRAIYRLRKMTVEPVFGIIKEIMGFRRFSFRGEVAINGEWLLVCSAFNLKRLFVLINA